GCGCGATGATGAGAAAATCGAGGCCGGACAGAAATTCGCTCTTCGCTTCGGTCGCGAAGACTTGGTCGGGCAAGACGCCGTCGGGATCGCCCGTGCCGGGCACGCGGTAGAGTTCATGTTGCGGCGTCGCGCCGTTGCGCGCAAGCACGTGAATTTTCAATCCAGCAAACTTCGCGATGCGCGCGGTTTCGCGGGCGAGGCCGCCGTAACCCCAGAATCCGACGGTGCGTCCACGAATCTCGGATTGAAATTGCGCGCCCCGATCCCAGTGGCCCGCCTGCTGGTTGCGATACATCTGCGGCAGATCGCGGGCGAGGTTCACCATCATGGCGAAGCACCACTCGGCGATGGGCACGTCGAAAACACCCCGCGCGTTGGAAGCGCGAACGCCCCGAGCGGGAAGATTGTGGGGAATGATGTGTTCGAACCCCGAGGAGGTAATCTGAATCCACTGGAGCGCGCTCATGTCGTCCAGATTCTCCGGCACGTCGGCGCAGAAGAGCGCGTCGATATCGCGGAGCTGCTCTACCGGACGCACCACGCGCTCTTCGGTGATGGGATCGGCGATGGTCACGTTGACGCCCGGCAGGGCCTTGAGGCGCGTGAGGCCCGGCTCGTAAATCGGCGTGTCGATAAAAATATTCATCGGGTGAGCAAGTCGTCCATTTCTTCCAGGCTTTTGCCCGGCACGCTATTGAATTCGCCGCTGCCCGGCTTGAAGGGATATCGTGCCTTGGTGGCTTCGCTCAATACAATGCCGAGGCCGGGCGCTTCGGGCGGCAACACGAAGCCGTCCTTCATCTGGAAGGAATCCC
The nucleotide sequence above comes from Candidatus Hydrogenedentota bacterium. Encoded proteins:
- a CDS encoding D-2-hydroxyacid dehydrogenase, giving the protein MNIFIDTPIYEPGLTRLKALPGVNVTIADPITEERVVRPVEQLRDIDALFCADVPENLDDMSALQWIQITSSGFEHIIPHNLPARGVRASNARGVFDVPIAEWCFAMMVNLARDLPQMYRNQQAGHWDRGAQFQSEIRGRTVGFWGYGGLARETARIAKFAGLKIHVLARNGATPQHELYRVPGTGDPDGVLPDQVFATEAKSEFLSGLDFLIIALPLNDSTRGLVTAEDLRKLPKTAFLLNPARGPIIQEAALLQALNEGWIAGAALDTHYHYPMPPEHPLWKMPNVIMTPHISGSTKSTRFPERVWDLFVQNVERVLRGEAPLNELASDALTPRT